From a region of the Corallococcus coralloides DSM 2259 genome:
- a CDS encoding DUF2379 domain-containing protein — MAKGGQTPPEPGALPGSPGSEDVRAAWARKDAGDVAGARQDARRILAGSPSPEDRERAEDLLRATETPRALYGYAFLGALILAVLLGLALTRYS, encoded by the coding sequence ATGGCGAAAGGCGGACAGACGCCCCCGGAGCCCGGCGCCCTCCCAGGCTCTCCAGGCTCCGAAGACGTGCGCGCCGCCTGGGCTCGCAAGGACGCCGGTGACGTGGCCGGCGCCCGGCAGGACGCGCGGCGCATCCTCGCGGGCAGCCCTTCCCCGGAAGACCGCGAACGCGCGGAAGACCTGCTGCGCGCCACGGAGACGCCCCGCGCCCTCTACGGTTACGCGTTCCTGGGCGCCCTCATCCTGGCGGTGCTGCTGGGGCTCGCCTTGACCCGCTATTCCTGA
- a CDS encoding beta-ketoacyl synthase N-terminal-like domain-containing protein, which produces MRRVGIFGWGVVAPRSPNIEAFAKNLASSETWLTPFNGFGPDNFLVGTPEFDLADYKPWIDERFPANRFSQLERKMGQPTQYAIGAFIQSLAQNPGIEKELQELGTKAHVYVGTGLGDLPTIQNISLDLYRAQRRWDRFWASPERNGALRQWRETREPLPGLPPEPSTIEEVERDKAEDDWWHFWAGRSPELREYLEELREIEAIGVPDEGDVESAKLAVIKEKRTRNARLQKKWSAPEPPWNAVSSNVLWNIHNTPASQVSMLGQITGMTFAPVAACSSFGYGLKLAMNAIRLGEAKAVVLGMTDAAPNPLVVGGFYNARVISADAAVSKPLTALRGTHIAGGAVVWVVGDYEHFTQKGFKALGLEPVAVGVTADADHIITPSKEGPTLAIREALGAAGCQPQDVGSWDLHATATPGDFLEVQNLRDVLPESVLITARKGTFGHGMSAGGGWELTAQYLGAESGKVYPTPLSAPELNKQIAKVHGRFVFNQEVAAPEGCSGKLSMGVGGINACVISRPWK; this is translated from the coding sequence GTGCGCAGAGTCGGAATCTTCGGCTGGGGCGTGGTCGCCCCGCGTTCCCCCAACATCGAGGCCTTCGCGAAGAACCTCGCGTCGTCCGAGACCTGGCTGACCCCCTTCAACGGCTTCGGTCCGGACAACTTCCTCGTCGGCACGCCCGAGTTCGACCTGGCGGACTACAAGCCGTGGATCGACGAGCGCTTCCCCGCCAACCGCTTCTCCCAGTTGGAGCGGAAGATGGGGCAGCCCACGCAGTACGCCATCGGCGCGTTCATCCAGTCGCTGGCGCAGAACCCGGGCATCGAGAAGGAGCTCCAGGAGCTGGGCACGAAGGCCCACGTCTACGTGGGCACCGGCCTGGGCGACCTGCCCACCATCCAGAACATCTCCCTGGACCTCTACCGCGCCCAGCGCCGGTGGGACCGCTTCTGGGCCTCCCCCGAGCGCAACGGCGCCCTCCGCCAGTGGCGCGAGACGCGCGAGCCCCTGCCCGGCCTGCCGCCGGAGCCCTCCACCATCGAAGAGGTGGAGCGCGACAAGGCGGAGGACGACTGGTGGCACTTCTGGGCCGGCCGCTCGCCGGAGCTGCGCGAGTACCTGGAGGAGCTGCGCGAGATTGAAGCCATTGGCGTGCCCGACGAGGGCGACGTGGAGTCCGCCAAGCTGGCCGTCATCAAGGAGAAGCGCACGCGCAACGCGCGCCTCCAGAAGAAGTGGAGCGCGCCCGAGCCGCCGTGGAACGCCGTGTCCTCCAACGTGCTGTGGAACATCCACAACACGCCCGCGTCCCAGGTGTCCATGCTGGGCCAGATTACGGGCATGACGTTCGCGCCGGTGGCCGCGTGCTCGTCCTTCGGCTACGGCCTGAAGCTGGCCATGAACGCCATCCGCCTGGGTGAGGCGAAGGCCGTGGTGCTGGGCATGACGGACGCGGCGCCCAACCCGCTGGTGGTGGGCGGCTTCTACAACGCGCGCGTCATCTCCGCGGACGCCGCCGTGTCCAAGCCCCTCACCGCGCTGCGCGGCACGCACATCGCCGGAGGCGCGGTGGTGTGGGTGGTGGGCGACTACGAGCACTTCACGCAGAAGGGCTTCAAGGCGCTGGGCCTGGAGCCCGTCGCCGTGGGCGTCACCGCGGACGCGGACCACATCATCACCCCGTCCAAGGAAGGCCCCACGCTGGCCATCCGCGAGGCGCTGGGCGCCGCCGGCTGTCAGCCCCAGGACGTGGGCAGCTGGGACCTGCACGCCACCGCCACCCCGGGCGACTTCCTGGAGGTGCAGAACCTGCGCGACGTGCTGCCGGAGTCCGTGCTGATTACGGCGCGCAAGGGCACCTTCGGCCACGGCATGTCCGCGGGCGGAGGCTGGGAGCTCACCGCGCAGTACCTGGGCGCGGAATCCGGCAAGGTGTACCCCACGCCGCTCTCCGCCCCGGAGCTCAACAAGCAGATCGCCAAGGTGCACGGCCGCTTCGTCTTCAATCAGGAAGTGGCGGCGCCCGAGGGGTGCTCGGGCAAGCTGTCCATGGGCGTGGGCGGCATCAACGCCTGCGTCATCTCCCGGCCCTGGAAGTAG
- a CDS encoding sigma-70 family RNA polymerase sigma factor, with product MANGRKRTNGPAAPRPRAKRPAASARPGAARETAPETPEEDVEETAQDPDALEPDLAELNEAEAEIEESPAPARPAALVRAEASSALTNRDPLQAYMAEVTKHPLLTREEEHRLAKEYQSTGDVRAAYRLVASNLRLVVKLAHEYHRNPLSLLDLVQEGNIGLMQAVKKYDPDRGVKLSSYAAWWIRAYILRYIMDNWKMVKLGTTEAQRKLFFKLRQEQEKLISQGFEASPRLLAERLNVSEQDVVEMDQRLGHDEVSIDAPLGNDGDSGATRADRYLPSSAVPADERLGGEQLKALFRENLAAFAQTLEGKERYIFEHRLTADEPLTLQDIGDKYGVSRERARQIEAALINRMREFMRERIPDFDMVAVPKG from the coding sequence ATGGCGAATGGGAGGAAGAGAACCAATGGTCCGGCCGCCCCCCGGCCCCGCGCGAAGCGCCCCGCGGCCTCCGCCCGCCCGGGGGCCGCCCGGGAGACCGCCCCGGAAACCCCGGAGGAGGATGTCGAGGAGACCGCCCAGGACCCGGACGCCCTGGAGCCGGACCTGGCGGAATTGAACGAAGCCGAGGCGGAAATCGAGGAGTCCCCCGCTCCCGCCCGGCCCGCGGCCCTGGTGCGCGCGGAGGCCAGCAGCGCCCTCACCAACCGGGACCCGCTCCAGGCCTACATGGCCGAGGTGACGAAGCACCCCCTGCTCACCCGGGAGGAGGAGCACCGGCTGGCCAAGGAGTACCAGTCCACGGGGGACGTGCGGGCGGCCTACCGCCTGGTGGCCTCCAACCTGAGACTCGTGGTGAAACTGGCCCACGAGTACCACCGCAACCCCCTGTCCCTGCTGGACCTGGTGCAGGAGGGCAACATCGGGCTGATGCAGGCCGTGAAGAAGTACGACCCGGACCGGGGCGTGAAGCTCAGCTCCTACGCCGCCTGGTGGATCCGCGCGTACATCCTTCGCTACATCATGGACAACTGGAAGATGGTGAAGCTGGGGACCACCGAGGCCCAGCGGAAGCTCTTCTTCAAGCTGCGCCAGGAGCAGGAGAAGCTCATCTCCCAGGGCTTCGAGGCCAGCCCGCGCCTCCTGGCGGAGCGGCTCAACGTCAGCGAGCAGGACGTGGTGGAGATGGACCAGCGGCTGGGGCACGACGAGGTGTCCATCGACGCGCCGCTGGGCAACGACGGGGACTCGGGCGCCACGCGGGCGGACCGCTACCTGCCGTCCAGCGCGGTGCCCGCCGACGAGCGCCTGGGCGGCGAGCAGCTCAAGGCCCTCTTCCGGGAGAACCTGGCCGCCTTCGCCCAGACGCTGGAGGGCAAGGAGCGCTACATCTTCGAGCACCGCCTCACCGCGGACGAACCGCTCACGCTCCAGGACATCGGCGACAAGTACGGCGTCAGCCGCGAGCGCGCCCGGCAGATCGAGGCGGCCCTCATCAACCGGATGCGTGAGTTCATGCGTGAACGCATCCCGGACTTCGACATGGTGGCGGTGCCCAAGGGCTGA
- a CDS encoding DEAD/DEAH box helicase, with the protein MSDIQEPTPGAPAPDEASTRPAEYIADVSFDEMNLSEPLRRALAERGYTSPTPVQAKAFGPAMAGKDLIVRSKTGTGKTAAFGLPLLEKIPADEKRVRALILCPTRELALQVAEELTTLAKYKGVKVAAIYGGASMKQQEDALEEGTPIIVGTPGRVFDHINRGNLKLDGCDHAVLDEADEMLNQGFYEEVTRILDRLPKTRQVLLFSATVPTDIQNLIARYTTNAETLLLSGDVFTVEHIHHIRYDVSDQFPKPRNLIYILEKEEPSNAIIFCNTRDDTALVTAVLNRNGFDAELLNGDLPQKERERVMGKVKRGEVAFMVATDIAARGIDISGLEYVINYSLPEDPAVYLHRVGRTGRIGNKGTAINLFSGRELATFTVLEKKFGIKFEMREMPAPEEAMHLWTERHVRELREGMGSSIFEGFLPLASQLKQRPDADDLIAFLIKYYFSRLRMEKAQAAGETEKREPAPERKPVERRGKDRERDRERPRREDRGERAERPRRDEHPDRERRPRRDERREDRGERRGAGSAALEAGPGETKLWVNLGTADGLGPGSIATAMEDAGAPLGKLVRAELRPTFAYVFVAEEDSAGFEALNGKQHGGKTLRVEKSKPRSERDTTSTRPPPSPDAGPGEVKLWVNLGSDDGMDEAKLPATLESLGAPAGKVIKALTRPTYGYVYVPEDDAAGFESLNGKAHNDKPLKLERHRPRGQREERRPRHEALPDIPGQARLWVGLGRQEGLDEAGVTAALEAAGAPAGKVLRTDLRPTYAYVFVAEEDVAGFEATHGKPHGEGKTLKVERAKRK; encoded by the coding sequence ATGAGCGACATCCAAGAGCCCACGCCGGGAGCCCCGGCGCCTGACGAAGCCTCGACGCGTCCCGCCGAATACATCGCGGACGTCAGCTTCGACGAAATGAACCTCTCCGAGCCCCTCCGCCGTGCGCTGGCGGAGCGCGGCTACACCAGTCCCACCCCCGTCCAGGCCAAGGCCTTCGGTCCCGCGATGGCGGGCAAGGACCTCATCGTCCGCAGCAAGACGGGCACGGGCAAGACGGCCGCCTTCGGCCTGCCCCTGCTGGAGAAGATCCCCGCGGACGAGAAGCGCGTGCGCGCCCTCATCCTCTGCCCCACGCGCGAATTGGCGCTCCAGGTGGCGGAGGAGCTCACCACCCTGGCCAAGTACAAGGGCGTGAAGGTGGCGGCCATCTACGGCGGCGCCTCCATGAAGCAGCAGGAGGACGCGCTGGAAGAGGGCACGCCCATCATCGTGGGCACCCCGGGCCGCGTCTTCGACCACATCAACCGCGGCAACCTCAAGCTGGACGGCTGCGACCACGCCGTGCTGGACGAAGCCGACGAGATGTTGAACCAGGGCTTCTACGAGGAGGTGACGCGCATCCTCGACCGCCTTCCGAAGACGCGCCAGGTGCTGCTCTTCAGCGCCACCGTCCCCACGGACATCCAGAACCTCATCGCGCGCTACACGACGAACGCGGAGACGCTGCTGCTGTCCGGCGACGTCTTCACGGTGGAGCACATCCACCACATCCGCTACGACGTGTCGGATCAGTTCCCCAAGCCGCGCAACCTCATCTACATCCTGGAGAAGGAGGAGCCCTCCAACGCCATCATCTTCTGCAACACGCGGGATGACACGGCGCTGGTGACCGCGGTGCTCAACCGCAACGGCTTCGACGCGGAGCTGCTCAACGGAGACCTGCCGCAGAAGGAGCGCGAGCGGGTGATGGGCAAGGTGAAGCGCGGCGAGGTGGCCTTCATGGTCGCCACGGACATCGCGGCGCGCGGCATCGACATCTCCGGGCTGGAGTACGTCATCAACTACTCCCTGCCGGAGGACCCCGCCGTCTACCTGCACCGCGTGGGCCGCACGGGCCGCATCGGCAACAAGGGCACCGCCATCAACCTCTTCTCCGGGCGCGAGCTGGCGACGTTCACCGTGCTGGAGAAGAAGTTCGGCATCAAGTTCGAGATGCGCGAGATGCCCGCTCCCGAAGAGGCGATGCACCTGTGGACCGAGCGCCACGTGCGTGAGCTGCGCGAGGGCATGGGCTCCAGCATCTTCGAGGGCTTCCTGCCCCTGGCCTCGCAGCTCAAGCAGCGCCCGGACGCGGACGACCTCATCGCCTTCCTCATCAAGTACTACTTCAGCCGCCTGCGCATGGAGAAGGCCCAGGCCGCCGGTGAGACGGAGAAGCGCGAGCCGGCGCCGGAGCGCAAGCCCGTGGAGCGCCGGGGCAAGGACCGCGAGCGCGACCGTGAGCGTCCCCGCCGCGAGGACCGGGGCGAGCGCGCCGAGCGTCCGCGCCGCGACGAGCACCCGGACCGCGAGCGCCGCCCGCGCCGCGACGAACGCCGTGAGGACCGCGGTGAGCGCCGGGGTGCCGGTTCCGCCGCGCTGGAGGCGGGCCCGGGCGAGACGAAGCTCTGGGTGAACCTGGGCACCGCGGACGGCCTGGGGCCGGGCAGCATCGCCACGGCCATGGAGGACGCGGGCGCGCCGCTGGGCAAGCTGGTGCGCGCGGAGCTGCGCCCCACGTTCGCGTACGTGTTCGTGGCGGAGGAGGACTCCGCGGGCTTCGAGGCGCTCAACGGCAAGCAGCACGGCGGCAAGACGCTGCGCGTGGAGAAGAGCAAGCCGCGCAGCGAGCGCGACACGACCAGCACCCGCCCGCCCCCGTCCCCGGACGCGGGCCCCGGCGAGGTGAAGCTCTGGGTGAACCTGGGCTCGGATGACGGCATGGACGAGGCGAAGCTGCCCGCCACGCTGGAGTCCCTGGGCGCCCCCGCGGGCAAGGTCATCAAGGCCCTCACCCGCCCCACCTACGGCTACGTCTACGTGCCGGAAGATGACGCCGCGGGCTTCGAGTCGCTCAACGGCAAGGCGCACAACGACAAGCCGCTGAAGCTGGAGCGGCACCGTCCGCGCGGCCAGCGTGAAGAGCGCCGCCCCCGTCATGAGGCCCTGCCGGACATCCCCGGACAGGCGCGCCTGTGGGTGGGCCTGGGCCGTCAGGAGGGCCTGGACGAGGCGGGCGTCACCGCCGCGCTGGAGGCCGCGGGCGCTCCGGCGGGCAAGGTGCTGCGCACCGACCTGCGCCCCACGTACGCGTACGTCTTCGTCGCGGAGGAGGACGTGGCGGGCTTCGAGGCCACCCACGGCAAGCCCCACGGCGAGGGCAAGACGCTCAAGGTGGAGCGCGCCAAGCGCAAGTAG
- a CDS encoding helix-turn-helix domain-containing protein → MRPHSPDDSDAGSSLQGLARRIRTLRERRGLTQEDFAARCDISVSFVSLLERGERNPSYDTLLQVAAALELPLGELFRLEDAEDAGAHRLVEWVRLKKLGRDDVDRLLAVAEAMFSGGPGASTPPAKEASAACASPECGRPVLARGLCVAHYHRARRKKAPPES, encoded by the coding sequence ATGCGCCCCCACTCCCCGGACGACAGCGACGCCGGTTCGTCCCTGCAGGGACTGGCGCGGCGGATCCGCACGCTGCGCGAGCGCCGGGGCCTCACCCAGGAGGACTTCGCCGCCCGGTGCGACATCTCCGTGAGCTTCGTGTCCCTGCTGGAGCGCGGCGAGCGCAACCCCAGCTACGACACGCTCCTCCAGGTCGCGGCCGCGCTGGAGCTGCCGCTGGGGGAGCTGTTCCGGCTGGAGGACGCGGAGGACGCGGGGGCTCATCGGCTGGTGGAGTGGGTGCGGCTGAAGAAGCTGGGGCGCGACGACGTGGACCGCCTGCTGGCCGTGGCGGAGGCGATGTTCAGCGGTGGGCCGGGCGCATCGACTCCCCCGGCGAAGGAGGCCAGCGCGGCCTGCGCCTCACCGGAGTGCGGCCGGCCCGTGCTGGCCCGGGGGCTGTGCGTGGCGCACTACCACCGGGCCCGCAGGAAGAAGGCGCCTCCGGAGTCCTGA
- a CDS encoding Glu/Leu/Phe/Val family dehydrogenase: MNAVDGTNYYFRKAARVMDVGTPIETLLATPLREVKVQVSIEMDSGEIRTFLGYRIQHDNSRGPMKGGLRYHPALDQDECVSLASLMTWKTAVVNVPYGGAKGGVACDPAQMSLKEVERLTRKFVDQIQDVIGPTRDIPAPDVNTNPQVMAWVMDQYSRYHGHSPAVVTGKPLELYGSKGREAATGRGLLYVCREILRDLGMPVKGTRFAIQGFGNVGSHIAQLIWGDGGVVVAASDVLGGMYNPTGLDVPSLFEHVKRTGTVTGFSGGTPCRNEDVLAADCEVLIPAALGHVLTRDNANSVRARLVVEGANGPTQPEADDILEKRGIFVVPDILASAGGVTVSYLEWVQNLQHVSWEEDRVNAELEKTMKEAYDRVAQIARSRKVSMRTAAYILAIGRVGKATVLRGI; encoded by the coding sequence ATGAACGCCGTCGACGGCACCAACTACTACTTCCGCAAGGCCGCGCGGGTGATGGACGTGGGCACGCCCATCGAGACGCTCCTGGCCACGCCCCTGCGCGAGGTGAAGGTGCAGGTGTCCATCGAGATGGACTCCGGCGAGATCCGCACGTTCCTGGGCTACCGCATCCAGCACGACAACAGCCGCGGCCCCATGAAGGGCGGCCTGCGCTACCACCCCGCCCTGGACCAGGACGAGTGCGTGTCGCTCGCGTCGCTGATGACGTGGAAGACGGCCGTGGTGAACGTGCCCTACGGCGGCGCCAAGGGCGGCGTGGCGTGCGACCCCGCGCAGATGAGCCTCAAGGAAGTGGAGCGGCTCACGCGCAAGTTCGTGGATCAGATTCAGGACGTCATCGGGCCCACGCGGGACATCCCCGCGCCGGACGTCAACACCAACCCCCAGGTGATGGCCTGGGTGATGGACCAGTACTCGCGCTACCACGGCCACTCCCCGGCGGTGGTGACGGGCAAGCCCCTGGAGCTGTACGGCTCCAAGGGCCGCGAGGCCGCCACCGGGCGCGGCCTGCTCTACGTGTGCCGTGAAATCCTGCGCGACCTGGGCATGCCGGTGAAGGGCACGCGCTTCGCCATCCAGGGCTTCGGCAACGTGGGCAGCCACATCGCGCAGCTCATCTGGGGCGACGGCGGCGTGGTGGTGGCCGCGTCCGACGTGCTGGGCGGCATGTACAACCCCACGGGCCTGGACGTGCCGTCCCTCTTCGAGCACGTGAAGCGCACCGGCACCGTGACGGGCTTCAGCGGCGGCACGCCGTGCCGCAACGAGGACGTGCTCGCGGCGGACTGCGAGGTGCTCATCCCCGCGGCCCTGGGCCACGTGCTCACCCGCGACAACGCCAACAGCGTGCGCGCGCGCCTGGTGGTGGAGGGCGCCAACGGCCCCACCCAGCCGGAGGCGGACGACATCCTGGAGAAGCGCGGCATCTTCGTGGTGCCGGACATCCTGGCCAGCGCGGGCGGCGTGACGGTGAGCTACCTGGAGTGGGTGCAGAACCTCCAGCACGTCTCCTGGGAAGAGGACCGCGTCAACGCGGAGCTGGAGAAGACGATGAAGGAGGCCTACGACCGGGTGGCGCAGATTGCACGGTCTCGTAAGGTTTCCATGCGGACGGCCGCCTACATCCTGGCCATCGGCCGGGTGGGCAAGGCCACGGTGCTGCGCGGCATCTGA
- a CDS encoding threonine ammonia-lyase gives MVTLQDIQAARERIRPALRPTPCPASDYFTEKTDCAVVYFKLENLQRTGAFKERGALNKLLTLTEEEKRRGVIAASAGNHAQGVAYHARRLGIRATIVMPERTPLIKVTRTRDDYGARVVLKGANYDEAYAEALRIQAAENLVFVHPFNDPHVIAGQGTLALELLEQCPDLELVVVPVGGGGLISGVAVALKETNPRIQVVGVQASTIASMKASLDAGKRTELTNAGTTIADGIAVKVPGELTFEHVRKYVDAMVTVDEEEIAAAILMMLEQEKSVAEGAGAAGLAALVNGRIPQAKGKRVAIIVGGGNIDMNVISRIIERGLVKAGRLVQLEVRLPDRPGMLARLTTQIAEMRANVVDLHHDRAFSKAGLGEATVEVMLETTGHAHIQELMTALESQGWQVART, from the coding sequence ATGGTCACCCTGCAGGACATCCAGGCGGCGCGCGAGCGGATCCGTCCCGCGCTGCGCCCCACGCCGTGCCCCGCGTCGGACTACTTCACGGAGAAGACCGACTGCGCGGTGGTGTACTTCAAGCTGGAGAACCTCCAGCGCACCGGCGCCTTCAAGGAGCGCGGCGCGCTCAACAAGCTGCTGACGCTGACGGAGGAGGAGAAGCGCCGCGGCGTCATCGCGGCCTCCGCCGGCAACCACGCGCAGGGCGTGGCCTACCACGCGCGCCGGCTGGGCATCCGCGCCACCATCGTGATGCCGGAGCGCACGCCGCTCATCAAGGTCACGCGCACGCGGGATGACTACGGCGCGCGCGTGGTGCTCAAGGGCGCCAACTACGACGAGGCCTACGCGGAGGCCCTGCGCATCCAGGCCGCGGAGAACCTGGTGTTCGTGCACCCGTTCAACGACCCGCACGTCATCGCGGGCCAGGGCACGCTCGCGCTGGAGCTCTTGGAGCAGTGCCCGGACCTGGAGCTGGTGGTGGTGCCGGTGGGCGGCGGCGGGCTCATCTCCGGCGTGGCCGTGGCCCTGAAGGAGACGAACCCGCGCATCCAGGTGGTGGGCGTGCAGGCCTCCACCATCGCCAGCATGAAGGCGTCGCTGGATGCCGGGAAGCGCACGGAGCTCACGAACGCGGGCACCACCATCGCGGATGGCATCGCGGTGAAGGTGCCGGGGGAGCTCACCTTCGAGCACGTGCGCAAGTACGTGGACGCGATGGTGACGGTGGACGAGGAGGAGATCGCCGCCGCCATCCTGATGATGCTGGAGCAGGAGAAGTCGGTGGCGGAGGGCGCGGGCGCGGCGGGGCTGGCGGCGCTCGTCAACGGCCGGATTCCGCAGGCGAAGGGCAAGCGCGTCGCCATCATCGTGGGCGGCGGCAACATCGACATGAACGTCATCAGCCGCATCATCGAGCGGGGCCTCGTGAAGGCGGGCCGCCTGGTGCAGCTGGAGGTGCGGCTGCCGGACCGGCCCGGCATGCTGGCGCGGCTCACCACGCAGATCGCCGAGATGCGCGCCAACGTGGTGGACCTGCACCACGACCGCGCCTTCTCCAAGGCGGGCCTGGGTGAGGCCACGGTGGAGGTGATGCTGGAGACCACCGGACACGCCCACATCCAGGAGCTGATGACCGCGCTGGAGTCGCAGGGCTGGCAGGTCGCCCGGACGTAG
- a CDS encoding peptidase MA family metallohydrolase, translating to MNTPLIALLLLAAAPPAQKAKELAAHKEWEELYLAFAAADPASYPEAQRPSVAAPLLKGCEALLAEDAVMAYSLGERAVAFQETAGGLRCLAKSALKTDQRAAAEEALKKGLATFPKDGAFALELGRLQLQDKDSAGALATLQQVPAKSKEAAEAKKLMQQARAQVSEEGAARREAERLEQRMNGDGDTRQAKATAGGEVRPASLSYESGVGKDGMRVRQNSRFAIRYFNSDRDFGQRAEYEGKVVSALDEAYDFTQRTLGRARERQLNVVLYTRDEFATHLGPSYAARVAGLYHDDAIRMNDAAELTQGTKATLVHEYVHAAVDEICPRGGGALPRWFNEGLAEYIEWRYLGLDGPPRYLRDVMKGQAKQGRLPKLSDMDSQAPISMSQPEVAYGTSAMAVRELVRLGGQEKLLDFIQKAGQAESFQEALKATYEKDFAGLDQAVRAALSGR from the coding sequence ATGAACACGCCCCTCATCGCCCTGCTGCTCCTCGCCGCCGCTCCTCCCGCGCAGAAGGCGAAGGAGCTGGCCGCCCACAAGGAGTGGGAGGAGCTGTACCTCGCGTTCGCCGCCGCGGATCCGGCCTCGTACCCGGAGGCGCAGCGGCCCTCCGTGGCGGCCCCGCTGCTCAAGGGCTGCGAGGCGCTGCTCGCGGAGGACGCGGTGATGGCGTACTCGCTGGGCGAGCGCGCCGTGGCCTTCCAGGAGACGGCGGGCGGCCTGCGCTGCCTGGCGAAGTCCGCGCTGAAGACGGATCAGCGGGCCGCCGCGGAGGAGGCGTTGAAGAAGGGCCTGGCCACCTTCCCCAAGGACGGCGCGTTCGCGCTGGAGCTGGGCAGGCTGCAGTTGCAGGACAAGGACTCGGCCGGGGCGCTGGCCACGCTGCAGCAGGTGCCCGCGAAGTCGAAGGAGGCCGCGGAGGCGAAGAAGCTGATGCAGCAGGCGCGCGCGCAGGTGTCGGAGGAAGGAGCCGCGCGGCGCGAGGCGGAGCGCCTGGAGCAGCGGATGAATGGCGACGGCGACACGCGCCAGGCGAAGGCGACCGCGGGCGGAGAGGTCCGTCCGGCGAGCCTGAGCTACGAGTCCGGCGTGGGCAAGGACGGCATGCGCGTGCGCCAGAACAGCCGCTTCGCCATCCGCTACTTCAACAGCGACCGGGACTTCGGGCAGCGCGCGGAGTACGAGGGCAAGGTCGTGTCCGCGCTCGATGAAGCCTATGACTTCACGCAGCGGACGCTGGGCCGGGCCCGCGAGCGGCAGCTGAACGTGGTGCTCTACACCCGCGACGAGTTCGCCACGCACCTGGGCCCCTCGTACGCGGCCCGGGTGGCCGGCCTGTACCACGACGACGCCATCCGCATGAACGACGCGGCGGAGCTGACGCAGGGGACGAAGGCCACCCTGGTGCACGAGTACGTGCACGCGGCGGTGGACGAAATCTGCCCGCGCGGCGGCGGCGCCCTGCCCCGCTGGTTCAACGAGGGCCTGGCCGAGTACATCGAGTGGCGCTACCTGGGGCTGGACGGCCCCCCGCGCTACCTGCGCGACGTGATGAAGGGCCAGGCGAAGCAGGGGCGGCTGCCGAAGCTGTCGGACATGGACTCGCAGGCGCCCATCTCCATGTCCCAGCCGGAAGTCGCCTACGGAACATCCGCCATGGCGGTGCGGGAGCTGGTGCGGCTGGGGGGCCAGGAGAAGCTCCTGGACTTCATCCAGAAGGCGGGCCAGGCCGAGTCCTTCCAGGAGGCCCTGAAGGCCACCTACGAGAAGGACTTCGCCGGCCTGGACCAGGCGGTGCGTGCCGCCCTCTCGGGGAGGTAG